DNA from Asanoa sp. WMMD1127:
ATCACGGTGCCCAAGGGGATCACCGCGATCGGCAACGGCCGGCTGGTCTCGGCGCGCTCCCACCAGGGCCGCACCACCTGGCGCTGGCGCGAGGACTCGCCGATGGCGCCCTACCTGGCGACGGCCACCAACGGTGTCTTCGAGCTGCGGGTCAGCCGGGCGGGGCAGATCCCGCTCTACCACGCGGTCGACCCGGCCGAGGTGCCCAACGGCGCGTTCGACCGGTTGGCCGCCGAGGCATCGGTGATCGAGTTCTTCTCGGAGCTCTACGGGCCCTACCCGTTCAGCAGCGGCGGCGGGGTGGTCGACCACGCTCCGGAGGTGGGCTACGCGCTCGAGTCGCAGACCAAGTCGCAATACGACCAGACGCCCGATCCGTCCACCGTGGTGCACGAGATCTCCCACCAGTGGTTCGGCAACAGCGTCAGCCTGACCGTCTGGCCCGACATCTGGCTCAACGAGGGCTTCGCGGCCTGGTCCGAGTGGATCTACGACGAGCGGCACGGTGGGCAGACGGCCCAGCAGGCCTTCGACGCGTCCTTCGCGCGGCCGGCGTCGGCCTCCTTCTGGCAGCGTCCGCCGGCCGACGTGGGCGGTCCGGAGGTCATGTTCAGCGGCCCGGTCTACGACCGCGGCGCGATGACGCTGCAGGCCCTGCGGGTGAAGATCGGTGACCGCGCGTTCTTCTCCCTGCTCCGCGACTGGTACCACCGCAACCGCGACGGCAACGTCACCACCGCCGACTTCATCCGGCTGGCCGAGAAGCACGGGCGGCAGCAGCTCGACACGTTCTTCGACGTCTGGCTCTACCAGCCGACGAAGCCGACCACCTGGTGACCGGCCCGCTTCCCGACCTGTCGCTGCCGGTCGTCGCGGCGCCGATGGCCGGCGGCCCGGGCGCGCCGTCGCTGGCGGCCGCCGCGGGCCGGGCCGGCACGCTGGGCTTCGTGGCCGGCGGATACCTGCCCGCCTCGGCGCTCGCGGCGGAGATCGCCACGGTGGCGTCGGCCGGTGTGCCGTTCGGGGTCAACCTGTTCGCGCCCAACCCGGTGCCGGTCGCTCTTCCCGCCTACGAGTCCTACGCGGCGTCGCTGGCGCGGGAGGCGGCGCGCTACGACGTGGCGCTGCCGGCGTCGCCGGTCTCCGACGACGACGCGTGGGCGGCCAAGATCGAGGTGCTGCGGGAGCGGCCGGTCCCGCTGGTCAGCTTCACGTTCGGCCTGCCGCCGGCCGCCGACGTGGCCCTGCTGCGGGCGACGGGGGCGGTGCTGGCGCAGACCGTGACGTCGGTCGCGGAGGCCCGCGCGGCGGCCTCGGCGGGCTTCGACGTGCTGGTGGTGCAGTCGGCGGCCGCGGGCGGCCATTCCGGCACGTTCACGCCGTCGTCGCCGGTGCCGGACGTGCCGCTGCCGGAGCTGGTCAGGGCCGTGCGTTCTGCCGTCCCGCTGCCGGTGATCGCGGCGGGCGGCGTGGGCACCGCCACCGACGTGGCGGGGGCGCTGGGCGCGGGGGCGTCGCTGGTCGCGGTCGGCACGGCCCTGCTGCGGTCGCCGGAGGCGGGGACGTCTTCGCCCTATCGGGCGGCGCTGGCCGACCCGAGCCGGATTGGCACGGCGGTGACGCGGGCGTTCACGGGGCGGCCGGCCCGCGGCCTGCGCAACGACTTCCTGGACCGCCACAGCGCGGCCGCGCCGCTCGGCTATCCGGCCGTGCACCACCTGACCCGCCCGATCCGCCGAGCGGCGGCCGCCGCCAACGACCCGGAACGCCTGAACCTCTGGGCCGGCACCGGCTTCCGCCATGCCACCGCCGACCCCGCGGCGACCACCCTCACCCGCCTGTCGGCGGCAGCCTGACCGCACCACTCCAGCCGGCGCGGCCGCCCTTGCGGACGCGGGCGGGTGCGATGTTCGCGTCGCGGTCGCGGTCGCGGTCGCGCAGGTGCCAGTGCCGGCGATGGCAGGCCGGACCTTGCCCCCGCATGGTCTGCGGAGTGGCCAAACGGACTACCAGAGGGTCCGCGCTTGCGTGCACTCCTGCCCGGCGCCGCCCTCGTCATGGCCGCGCTGGCCCGCGCAGTCGTGGTCCGCCGCCGCCCTCCACGCCGCCGATGATCGCCGCCGCGCCACGACACGGCGGGCGTCGTCGGCGGACACCACGACCCGCGCTGTACGTTGGCCGGGTGGGAGCGACATCGTGTTGAGGCGGCATCGGGGCGGGTCCGGAGAGGCGGACGACGAGCGCCGTGACAAGCCGTTACGCCTGTTCCGGCAGCTCGTCCGCTCGGGCCAGCTGCCCGTCTACCAGCCGGAGCTGTGCACGCACCTCGACGCGGCGCCGGCGCGGGACGTCGGCCGGCCGGACACGTGCGAGGACCACCTGCCGACCGACGAGCCGGTGGT
Protein-coding regions in this window:
- a CDS encoding UBP-type zinc finger domain-containing protein, which codes for MLRRHRGGSGEADDERRDKPLRLFRQLVRSGQLPVYQPELCTHLDAAPARDVGRPDTCEDHLPTDEPVVHLRVCLTCGHVACCDSSQPRHATKHAHATGHPVIQSAEVGESWRWCYPDELLG
- a CDS encoding nitronate monooxygenase, producing the protein MTGPLPDLSLPVVAAPMAGGPGAPSLAAAAGRAGTLGFVAGGYLPASALAAEIATVASAGVPFGVNLFAPNPVPVALPAYESYAASLAREAARYDVALPASPVSDDDAWAAKIEVLRERPVPLVSFTFGLPPAADVALLRATGAVLAQTVTSVAEARAAASAGFDVLVVQSAAAGGHSGTFTPSSPVPDVPLPELVRAVRSAVPLPVIAAGGVGTATDVAGALGAGASLVAVGTALLRSPEAGTSSPYRAALADPSRIGTAVTRAFTGRPARGLRNDFLDRHSAAAPLGYPAVHHLTRPIRRAAAAANDPERLNLWAGTGFRHATADPAATTLTRLSAAA
- a CDS encoding M1 family metallopeptidase; protein product: MPSVLLRRAAAAAVAALTALAVATPAAAGGSTIGSPGLGDPYFPLAGNGGYDVRHYSLDLDYRRAGNQLDATAVITARATQNLTRFDLDLRGFTISSLRVDGAPAWFTRDGQELVVSPRRLLRAGRTFTVRVDYAGQPTEVIDPDGSSEGWVTTPDGAFVVNEPQGSPGWYPANDNPRDKATFDFAITVPKGITAIGNGRLVSARSHQGRTTWRWREDSPMAPYLATATNGVFELRVSRAGQIPLYHAVDPAEVPNGAFDRLAAEASVIEFFSELYGPYPFSSGGGVVDHAPEVGYALESQTKSQYDQTPDPSTVVHEISHQWFGNSVSLTVWPDIWLNEGFAAWSEWIYDERHGGQTAQQAFDASFARPASASFWQRPPADVGGPEVMFSGPVYDRGAMTLQALRVKIGDRAFFSLLRDWYHRNRDGNVTTADFIRLAEKHGRQQLDTFFDVWLYQPTKPTTW